The genomic region GACCCCTCGTGTCCCTCACTAAGGGGCTGGCGGTGGTGTCCCCAAAGAAGGGGGGTCCCCAAGCCCCTGGTTGGGGCCAGCACAGCAGTAAGCCCACAGGGATCAGGCTGCTCCCCTCTGGAGGGCCCAATCCTCCCAGcaggggtggcagcagcactCCGGGCCCCTCAGCCCTACAAGACCACCCTGCCCAGCggtcccagcaggagcaggaagggCCCTCCTCCCCCCACGGGCCTTAGAGTCATCGAATTACAGAATCCTTTAGGTTGGAAAATACCCCCAAGGTCCTCAAGGCCAACCGTTAGCCTGCCACTTACTTGCCCTTGAAGAAGGCTATGTACATGGGAAAGGAGTAGAAGGTGACAAACTGGAAGACGAACACTTTGAAGGTAAAGGCATCCTCGTACTTGGTCTGGGTGCGGTGCATCTCTGCCAGGGGGAAGCACAGGGATGTGGCCCCACGCTGCTCTCAGGTGCTTGTCTGCCTCATGTGGACGTCACCCTGACTCGCTCAGTGCTAACAGGCCCCAGGCCCCAACCCTGCTGCTTTACCCACAAAGTCAGCCCAAGATGTGCAGACACCCATGTGCtttgcaccaaaaaaaataaacttcattCCATCTTCTCAGCAGAAACAGGCTGTGTACCACATTATACATGGCAAAAATATTCCAGGCACTTTTCTCCCCCAAGCCCCAGCAGTCGGCTCAAAACACTTCATACAAcactccccccccctccaaaaaaaataaaaaagtcttgAGCACAACTGAACCCCtgtattcacttttttttttttttttttttcctgcagccaaAACACTTTTCACCTAAGCTCTTATTTCCCCAACTCTCCTCTACTTCACACGACTCAGCTTCTTCCTTGACATcagccagcccctgctggggggctgtgTCCTAGCTCATGTCCCAGCACTGAGCTCGCTGGCTCTGGTGCTTTGCCATTACAAAGGGCTCCTTCCGTCCAGCTTGCAGGACCCCAACCAGCTTACCCCACTTGGTAAGGAGATGAGCCAGGGAAATGTAGATCTTGGAGAGGATGAGGATGAAGAAGAGGTTCACCACTGAGCTGGAGATACTGGCGATGCGCGATGCCTACAGGGGAAGCGAGCAGGCAGAGCACACACAGCAGAGTGAGGTGAACCATCTGGCAAACCAAGCCCATCTGCTTGGCCTGGAGCAGCTCTGACCACCTCTTACCGAAGCCACAAACCAGAagtaccctgagctggagaGGAGGATGGCAACAACTGTCCGGTACAGGATAATGGAGATCACAAACAACACCACCATGGCAATCTGCAAGCACAGCGTGCTGTGTATGAGCAGGGATCAGAGCCTGCATCAAAGGAAAACTCCACCATTACCCCAGGGCACCAGGAGCTGCGAGGGAGCTCCAGGGCTGAGCTGGTGGAGAGGCAGGGGACACGCATCCATCCCCACCTTCATCCACACGCTCTTTCCTCAAACAGATCCCATTCCACCACATCCCACTTCTCCAGCCCTTGTGATCTTACCAACATTATGAGGACCACCAAACCAGCCAAAATCCGATGGATGCGGCTGCGCTTGGGGAAATACGGCTCCTCTGCCCCAGTTATAGGGTTTATTATCGTCATGGGAGCCATGGCAGTGAactggggccggggccgctcctgggaaagagggggaaaaggCATCAGAGGCGTCTGTTGGCTTTTGTCCATACAGTTTTGGAATGTATTGCAAAGGGCTGGACCCCACCTCAATGTCCTCAAACTCAGAGCAGTCCCAGCGATGTGCCAGGGATGCGTTTGTCCGCTTCCAGAACTCCAGGAACAGCACTGCCCACAGGGACATGAAGATGCTGAAGAAGATGGTCCCACCGTGGTCAAAGAGCCGGCCCGCCTGTGGGCACAGCAGGCATGAGGGCCGGGCCAGGGCTGCAGGACCTGCTGGTTAACGTGGCCCAGCCCACCTGAGGGACATGGTCTCATGTCCACCGTGGGGACAAGGCCTCACATCCACCACGTTCATTGTGGAGACGTGGCCTAATATACACCCCAGGGACATGGTCTTACATTAGCAGGAGTGAAGAGGGCAAATCCCTGCAGGCATCCCACAACCCGGCCCTACGAGTGACCGCAGGGATGGAGCTCTACCCCTGGGCCCCACACTTCCCCTGGGGAGCCAGGACCTCACCATGAAAGTGCTGCAGGTGTCGGAGAGCTGCCAGTAGGGACAGGACTTGCAGAGCGGACACATCCGGAACTGCTCTTTGCTCTCACAGAtctcctgcctgcaggcaggggaaggagcaTTCAGCGGGGCTCAGCTCAGACTCTCACCATTTCACCCTGAGGAGGGGGGGACACTCACGCAGGTACATCACTGAACACCAGGAAAATGCCTGCGATGAACACCACAGTCCCCGTCACGGCGGCGGGCAGGAGCCATCCCGTGTAGAAGCCTGCgggcagcagggacaggcaACACGAATCCTGTCAGCCTCCACCGCAGTCCCCAAGGACAAGTGCTGCCCAaacccagcccagcaccagcctAAAGCCACACAGGGCTTGGAAGACCTGAACATGGACTTGAGGCTCTAGATGGATGTGTCACGGCTGACTTGTGGTGCCTCCAAACTGGAGAACATCCTGGGACAGAGCTGCAACCACACGCGGGCAGGACAAAGGTGGGCATCGCTCTGCTTCCTGCAAAAGCACGCTGGGCCCAGGAGGAGGGACCCAGGAGGAGCTCCAaggtgctggggaagggctgAAGGTGACCAGGACTGGCAGGACACCAAGGATTTCCCACCCGAGGCAGTGCACATTTCATCTGGGGACCCCATCCAGGAGCTGAGGGCTGCTCTGGAGCCGGTGGCACTCACCCAGCCAGGCGAAGTAGAAAGCGACTTTCTCCCCAAAGTACTTGCGGACGTGGTCCAGAGGCTGGTACTTGCTCCACTTCCTCCAGTTGGCCCAGTACTGGAAAAGGACCTGGCgcgggctggggctgccagAGGCTGGCTCCTCTGGTGGGGCCTCGCAGGAGCCCTACGGGGACGGGGTACATGGGTGAGGGCCCAGCCAGGGCTGTGGGTCCATCAgggagccccggggctgggaCCATGCCTTGCCTCATGCAGCGGGAAGGCGGCAGTGAAGACGCCCTCGCTCAGCAGCCGGTCCACCCCCACCTCCCGCTCCTTGGAGCAGCCGTACTGCGTGGTGGCCAGGATCTCGTAGAGCTGCGGAGGAAAGGACgaggcagggatggggcttCAGCCACACGGATTGGGGTCCCCACCATGCTGTTGACTCTTCGCCTCCAAGCCTGATCCTCTGAAATATTGTCATGCCCTTTCCCAAATActgaccagcagcaggagggtcTCTACCCATACCTTCTATCCCATCAGTGGCATTTTGCACACAGCAACCTATCTGGGGACAGCTGACACCCCCCATGTTTGTGCcacctgcctgcagagctgctcccccaCACCCTCCAGCCCACCCAGGACCGGGGAAGGGGACCATGGAAGCCCCTGGTGCTCACAATTTGGTGCCTCTGAGTTGTGGAGAAGAAGGTGTCCTGCTCGTCGCTGCCCAGGAACCTGCACAGAAGAGCAGCTTGGCCCTAGGATTCTGGTGGgggtgaggagctgctgctcatgGCTGTGCTGTGCACAGGCAGAGGGAAGGAATGGCCTGCGCAGCCTCTCCTGGGGCGCTTACCATTGCAGCTTGTTGACCTTGAAGGGGCAGGTGTAGTAGTCCAGCGGCAGGCTGGGGACCTCCTGGGCCATGGCGTTGGGGATGCCCAGCCGCTGCAGCACTCTCTCTGACCAGTGGGAGGTCTGGTTGGGCAGCGCCTGAGCACACACAGCCAAAACATCTCAGGAGGAGGGAGATGGCAGCAAAGCATGGGACCGTGGGGTGCAGCACGATGCCTGGGCACTCGGCAGTGCTGGTGGCACTGTCCCCTGACCCGGAGCACCAAGGCACCCTGGCCTTACCTGCAATGGCAcacggagctgcagctcctcagcaTAGTAGCAGAGCACACTCCAGGGTGCGCTCAGCAGCAGGTAGTGCACCACCTTCTTCTCCACGCGGGCCGTGTGCTGGTGGAAGAGGAGCCCCACGTGGGGATGAGGCTGCTGGCGCTGGTACAGGTCCCTGCAGGGTCTGTCAGGATCAGCCCAGCCACCCCTCGCTGCCCCTGGGAGCCAGCCCACTGGGATGGAGCCCTCGCCAGCTCCCACCTCATGCTCCTGCTTGGCTCTCTGCAAGCCCAGGTTGCTCTACTGGGGCCAGGGCACGATGCCATTGTCCCTGAGCAAGGCTACGGTTGATGCAGCAGGGAAAGGTCAGGTCCCTGGGTACCTTTTCCATGTGGAGGCCAGCAGCATGGAGCTTGTCCAGGAACTTCTTCCGCCAGGTCCTGTGGATGGTGGTGGATCTCTCCTGCAAGGCCTTGTTCTCACGGCTGCCCTTCTGCCCACTCAGCTCCCTGGGGACCGTTTCCCACACAAGGACGAAATCTGCAGCAGGAAGATGGAGCTCGTGGCAGGAAGCTCAAAGGCCCTCATAAGGGAAAGGCTGAGGCTCTGAAGACTGCCAGGGATCAGCTGCTATCGATAGGCCGTGCTGCCATCAGCTTCAGCTGTGAAGATGGAGGACATTCCCCAACCTCCTCAGCCCAATGGGGAGCCCATCCAGCCCATCTTCTCGCCACAATGAAAGGAAACCGACCTCAAAGATCAGGCTCTCTCCCTCACCTATCCTTGTGCAGCCATCGCTGAAGACATTGGCCATGCTCTTCTCACCCAGGGATGCTTCGCCAGCCTGGGAATAAGGCATCAACAGCAATAAGAGCTGGTGGTCCCCAGACAGCTGGATCGCTAGCTGACTGGAAGGGCAGGGGACTGCCCCAGGACCAAGAGGCAAACCTGCCCTGTTCACAGCTGCCCTGGTTCCTCTCCTACCCCACGGTATGGCCACCCACCTGGGAGACTTCCACAGCATCCTCGCTCAGACTCCCGTAGCAGGCTGCTCGTCCGCCGCTGTCCTGTCCTACCAGACTGCTGTGGGGATCGTCCGACGTCCTCCTCCGCTGCATGGCGAGCCCTCATGCCAGCAGCCACTCCAGGTGCTGAGAAGCCAACAGAGGCACTGCAGGCCTAGGAGAAGGGCTGAGCGCCCCGGTGCTGTCAGGCTCCTGATGCCAGAGGTGTGCGCAGCCTTGCTGGCTCCTCCACCAGGCCCTcagccctcagctgctcagctCGCCACCAGGAATATGTCCAACAGCTCGCTGTCCTCGTAGCCAGGCTCCCAAACTGGACACAGGGCTCGAGGTGCAGTCTCACCACGAGGGGACAACCACTGCCCTGGTCCCGCTGGCCACGCTGTTTCTGACAcaggccaggatgccgttggccatCTTGGCCACCCGGGCACGGCGCTGGCCCATGCTCAGGTGACTGctgaccagcacccccaggtccttttctgccaggcagTTTTCCAGCCACTCTCCCCCAAACCTGTGTCACTGCACGGGGTTGTggtgacccaggtgcagcacccagTGCCCGGCCTTGCTGGATGCGGCCCAGCCAGCCATCCTGTCCTGGTCCCTCTGCAAAGCTGTCCTCAATCCAGATCACTGGTGAAAGTGCTAAACTAAACTGTCCCCGGTACTGAGCCCTGGGCAACTCTACTTGTGGTCAGCCATCAGGTGGGCTGAACTCCACTCACTACAACTCTTGGAGACCAGCCAGTCAGGCAGTTCTTCACCCAGCAAACTGCCCGTCCAGGCCATGAGCACCCAGTTTCTCCAGGAAAACACTGTGGGAAACTGTCAAACACTTTACTAAAATCCAAGTAAgcaacatccacagcctttccctcgtgcACTCCATGGGTCaccttgtcatagaaggagaccAGGTaagtcaagcaggacctgccatTCCTTACCCCATGCTGACTGGCCTGATTGCTGTTTATCCTGTATGTGCCATGTGATGGCACTCAAGGTAATTGCTCCATTAACATCCCCAGCACTGAGGCCAGACTGACAGGCCagtagttccccaggtcctccttccATCCCTCCTTGTAGATGGCCGTCACATTCACTGACCTGCAGCCACCTGGGACCTCCCCAGCTGGTCAAGACTGCTGGTGAATTACTGGAAGTGGCTTGGTTAGCATTTCCACCAGCTCCTTCAGTGCCATTTGGTGGATCCCATCTGACCCCATAGGCTTGTGAATATTCAGATCACGTAATAGTTCACTTACAGCTTCCCATTGGATTATAGGAGCTTCATTTTGCTCCCTGTCACTGCCTTTCAGCTCAGGGGCTGGGTACTTGGAGAACAACTGCCCTTACTAataaaaactgaggcaaaaaaagGCAGTAGGTGCTTCAGCCTTATCTTCACCTTTTGTCACTGtttcccctcacatccaatAAGGGGTGCTGATTCTCCTTAATCCTTCTTTTGCTGTTGATGTGtttataaaagtatttaaaaaatatttatttatatcatcTTTTATTGCACTAGCCAAACTGAGTTCCAGCAGGGCTTTGGCCTTTCcaattttctccctgcacaaCTCAAGGGAGAACTCAACAAAAACTGAGTTGCCTGCCCTATTTCCAGAGgtcataaactctctttttctccctgagTTCCAGAAGCAGCTCTCTGTTCACCCATGCGGCTCTTCTCCCCTGCCAGCCTGACTTTTCCTGGCATTGAGATGGCCTGCTCCTGTGACTTCAAGGTTTCATTCCTGAGGGAGGTCCAGACTTCCTGGACTCCTTTGACTTTCAGAACCCCCTCCCAGAGTACTGTCAACCAGATCTCTGAACCAGCTaaagtctgccctctggaaATCCAAGGAAGCAGTTCCACTAACAGCCTTCCTTACTTAACCAGAGATCAAAAACTCTTCACGATCACTCAGTCCAAGACTGCAGtcggttccctcaccacctgtgTCAGGAAGTTATCCTCCACACAATCCAGGGACCTCCTACACTGTCTCCTCTCTGCTTTATCATATTTCCAGCAGacgtctgggaagttgaagtcccccttGAGAACAAGAGCTAGCAATGAAGTTTCCCTCCCCTGCCAGCTTTAGTTTAAAGCTCTCTTCAACACCCTGTAACCGTAGATGCTCTTCCCCTCCTCCGACAGATGAACCCCACCAGCTCCCAGCAGACCAGGTTTGCCAAAGAGAGTCCCATGGTCTAAAGAGCCAGTTGGTTACTGGTTTGGTTCATCTTAGGCTATAGCAGAGCCCATGcgcccagcagctgcccacaGTTGTCACCAGAAGCACCCCAGCAAGCAGCACGGTGGGGCAAGCTCTCGGTACCCAAATGCACCTCTCTGCCATGGCCAAAAGCAAGGTGGGGAGACAAGGGCCGAGCATGAAACCTCCCCAAGGAAGCACCCCCATTATTCCGACCTAACATCCTGAAAAGCTCAGGGCCCACCTACCCCCTAAGGCTCCCAGCAGGCATCAATAAAAATGCCATCCGATTATCACAGCAGCTCAAGATCGGGCTCTTGTGTTGGGGAAGCACCCACGAGGCACCGAGAAGCAGGGGCTGTGTCTCCTGCCCCACCAGCTGGTGCCCCACACCTCAGGGAGATGCCTGAAAACCCCATGGCTTCCCTACCTTACCTCCCACGGCGTCACACAGCGAGGGGTCCTGCTTCTCCTCAGGGACCTGGGAAGTGTCACCCACCCCTCCAGGTGCTTCAAACCAGCATTTTTTGGCTGCTTCTCAGCGTGGGCAAGGCCGGGCTGTGCGTGAGGGGTACAGCTGGGGGACAGGCTGGCGAGCACCTTCCTTCGGCGCAGGCCCTGCCTTTGTTTGAGCTGGAGGTGGGGACCTGAATGGCCCTGAACAAACAGGACGTGGCAGAGCTTTGGGGACATGCCAGCGAGGCAGGGGACAAGCTGAAGAGACAGCATCTGTGAGGGAGCTGAGGGAGCACTGAACCACAGGTGTCCACATGTAAGCTGGTTGCCTCTCTCTGCTTTTACAGCCACTGCGGGGTGCAGAAGATAGTTCATCCCACCAACCCCACACACCTGCCTCAGGACAAGACGGATCTCCCAAACCTCCCACAGGCACTAGGGGAGCTGAGCAGGCACCCAGGTGGGTGAGGTGACCCTGTCCCAAGCCCAGCACGGGCACAGCTGGGAGATGTCCCACCCCGGCTCCATGCGAAGCTTCCACAGCATCACAATCCGCACGGAGCACGAGCAGCCTGCAAATGGAAGCAGCCTCCCTGAGGGGAGAACACCTTGCCCTGGTTCATGCCACTGGTCTCACGCTGAAGAGGGACGGATTCACTCCCAGCTTTCAAAAGTTCAAATCTACTTCAGATTTGAATGAGCTGAAAATTAGATTTGTTCAGTCATTCTTGCTCACCCTAGAGCTAGTTTTCAAACAGTACGTGTCATTTTTCctcatgtatttttttgtggTTTGACAACAACACCGTGAGACTTTCAGGTCTGATGGGCAGTGGTTCAACAAAACCCTTCGGGCAGTCAGGCAGCGCACCTCATGCTAGCACCAACACCCCTATCAGATATCAGCTCTTGTTCAATCCCTGACGGAGGAAAGGGATACGTATCTTAGCTGACAGACTGAATTTTGCATTGTGGCTGGAGACCTCATGTCACAAACAAACCTACGTATCCCTTTAGCAGCTTTCATATTTCATTGTTACATTCCTTGCAAGCGCTACAGACCACACATGAAATGTTTCCCAGGTACCTCACAGGTTCACGGGACAAAAGGTGCAAAAACTCAGCAGGTGCCAAAAACTCAGCAGGAGACAAAATCTCCCAAATCAGCTGCAGAGCAAGTAGCTTCCACTTTCTCAGTTCTCTCAGCTCATGAATCAGCACAGGCAGGACACGATAAAACATCCAGAGCAATGACATAGCTGATAGACAAACACACTGGCAGATGGCAAGTGCTTCcaggcagcttctccaggcATTCATGGAATGAAGTTCAGTTGCCCAGATCAAACATAGGTATAGAGGGATGACTGCCACATCACCACATCCAGCAGAAGCACGACACAGTTCATATTTCCTGAGTGCAAATACTGGCTGCAATGAAGTGCCACCAAACCCTCACCTTGCTGTCCAGTGGCATTAATACTTACATCAATAGTAATAGGATTTAGTACTACCAAAAAGCAAATGACAATAAAAAGACAACGCCAAATACACTGGCCACAGAACAGTCTGACCTGAACAATCATCTTGCAATCTCCAATTCCTGAACGCTGTTAGAGGTTGGATTTACAAAAGCACTTCAGGACGCCTATCACAAATaaagcctgctgcagctggccctGAACAGTTTGACCACAGTTGCAGTCACTGAGCAGAGAGCAAGTAACCATGACAGGCTGCGTGGCAGTGAGACAGCTTTCACTACACCTTGGTAATCTCatcctctccttctgcatcagtGACAAGCCCTTACAGAGAAAGGTCTTACTTCTCTCACGATTGATGCTGACAGAACTCCAGTCCAGGGAGGTGGGCTTTATGGAGAACTTCTACAAGGGACATTGAGAGCATTTACAagattaaaaacacattttaagacATACTAAATCAACATCTTCCTCTAGAGTGGGTCCACTCattctcattaaaaaagaaaacagaatgccCACAGAAGTTTCCAGCTTCACTTCAGGAAGTGACTTATCACTGAGGAGCTGGTTTGAAAGCCTAGCTTGCAGGCCACATCCAGCACTGCCCTattctggaagaaaactgaaagcagtcttGACTTCAGCCCAGGAAAGAGCAACATGCCTTGCCATCTAACATACTTTGCTCTGACAAACCCTGGGAAAGCAGGAGGCAAATGAAATCATAACCACcaattaaaaatctgaaaacacaGGCTAGATCCCCTCACCTCCCCAAGTGGAGCCCACAGCCCCTGTAACCTTATTCTTTTTAACTCCTTCTCCAGTCCTCAGCTTGGTCTAAAGCTCTACATTTAAACGCAGATGCTGTATTGCTAGTGGCTCTCTGAAGGCAGCTCATCCAGCCACGTACATCCTCACACTTTCCATAGCCCAGACTCTTCCCTCAGTCATAACTGTGCTTCAGAAAACTAATTGCTATAAAAATGTCCCCCCCCATACACACTCCACAGAGTTATACATACAGATATTCAGCATTCCCCACGTTAACACTGTCACCGTCTTTCCATATTTTTACAAACCTCCTGAGTCTGGATCTGGAACAGTGTTGTTTTTAAGGACATCACTGATCTGAAAGGTGTCACAGAGTCAAAAGAAGTCAGCAAATGGCTCCACGTAGAAATGCTCCCATCTGTAGCAAACAGTCGCTGCCAAAGCCTCCCATATAAATAACAGACACAAGCACAAGGAAGCCTCTTGTGTTaagatttaataataataataacaacatttCAAAAACAATGAGTGCATTGTACACAAGATCTGGTATTCAGTGTTTTTTATTGACCATTTGCACTGTGAGTGTCAGCGTACTGAAGACCTGGGGAGTGGTAAGTGGATAAAAAACCCAACTGGGACATTTCTCCAAGGAGGGCAGGGGAGAGAGGGCAGCAGGAGGTTCAGAATCGAACAAACGTGGCATCAATCTGCCGGACAGACGGGAGGGCCAACATGATTTTGCGCCGGTACTGGGGATCCTTCTGCAAAGGGTTTCGCTCCAAATAAACAGTTTCCAAGTTCTTCGCCCCTTTCAGCTCATCCAGGTCACTCCAGCTCTCAACAAGGTTATCGTTCatctgcagagcacagaagaGCACACTCACACAAACAAATACTTCCATCGAAGCCTGGTTACCAGGATCCTAACCAAACCATGGCTGCTCAAGAGGATTACCACCCAGTGGCAGTGCAGCCTTCAAGTATAGGTAAGAAGTCCCTGTCTACACATCCCTTCTCCCCCTGCACCCTCTGCATTCTCTCTCTCATTCCAAGCCTTGCTAACCAGCACCAACTTCCTTACACAGTCTTAGGTCGCAGGTCACCTGCTCCACTCACTCTACAGATAACATGTCTAGTCTGACTGGTTTTGATGGAAAAGAGCCAGCAAAACACTGGGACCAACTCTTTATGTATTATTCCTTTATGTATTATTCCAGTCCATATTTGTTCATTTAAGGGTTGGAAACCTTCATGTCAAGGTTTTCTTTGATTGTGGTATCTATCTTTACTTCCATGACTTCTTGGGTGGGAAGAGAAGGCCCCAAACTGATGCAAAGTGacattttcctcttccctttacCTCCTCATTTTCTTACAAAAACTGTATCTGTGCTCCAAGGAAAGCACCAAGCTCTCTGattcagcttctcctcttgTCAGTACAGGAGCTGCCTCACTGTTTGCACTGGATAGGAATTCCCATGCAAGGGGATGAATGCTTCAACTGTCTGTCCAGGAAGACAAGCATGCACGGTGGCCACATGCTGCCCAGCCTAGAGACTACAGCCATGCTTTGGTTTTGGATACATAGGCAGTTACtacaaaaacaccacctttaaaaaaaataaaaatcaatgtcCTCCCTCAATAACTGCTCTTCCTCACGTTGGGCATTCACAGTGAACTGGAAACTTTGTGCTCCTTGTTTGCTGTGTGGTAAGCAGCTCTATTTTCCACAGCTGCCTCTCTCCGTTTATTGCAGTGACAGCAAACTGCTTCATCATTGGGACTGCCAGTGATCCTGACAAAGATGGTTTTATAGTCAAGACCTTGAACTAAAGTAGCTCTTCCTTCTGCAGATTTGTACACAGCTACCAGAAGATGTCAGAGTACCAATATTTCAGGTGGGGAGTCTCCACATGTATCCTCACCAGCCTCATGGATGGCAAAGGGCTTCACTACTCAGGATACCAAAGATAACAAAAGCAACCCTAACAGTTACCTGCCTCCTAGGAATGGAAGTACACCAGAGACTGTTTcatttgctttatatttataACAACATGAACATACCAAGTCTGCTCTAAACCGATACTGTGTTCCAGTGCAGTCGTGAGCCAGTATCAGCTTCTCTCATTACACAGTCATGCTGACTTAAAGAAAGATGAGATCTGCAGAAATAGGACACACTAGGGCTGTTTCATAACCACCACAACCATGAAGGCAGGGCCTGTTTCCTAGGTAGAGATAGGCTTGCTACCACTAATCAGAGCCCTGCAAAAATCACATTAGGCTTAACTCTTTCCTCAGGGGGAACCATTATGCTCTATCTACACAGCCTGTCAAATTCTTAAAGATATTCACCAGAAAAAGAGCTTACAACAGCTGCCCAAGACAGACAccaccctcctgctgctccccatcAGAGGGGTCTCTCTCACCATGTACAGATGTTTCAGGGAACAGTTCCACCTGCACTTACCCAAAACTCCTGCAGCTCCGTTAGGTGACTGATATTTTCAATCTTCTTGATTCTATTAGATGCAATGTCCAGCATTGTGAGTTTGTTctagacaaacaaaacaaaaacacattacactggatttcctttcatcttttctgtctTACTTTGTCAGGCCAGAGTTGAAAATCGTGAGAAGCAATGCTGTGTTACTGCCAGCTGTTTAAAGGCAGCACGACAAGTACTCTCACTGCCTACATACAGCAAGAAAgactgtttttaattaaaccGAGTTACTGACCTTCCAGAAGCCATGaggcaaaaatgaaagcaactACTGGCTGAATGACAATTGCCAAGGGCACATAAAAAGTAAGCTTTCCTCATAGCGCGTTAAGAGAAATCCATTAAAAATTGGATCAGAAGTGTCCTCTTGAGCAGTAGAGCTGAATAAACGTTTTACAGCAGGAAACTCAGTAGTTTTAgagaaagtttttttctgccttgcaCGCAATCAACCAAGTTCCAGATTTCTCTTCTCTCCTACAGTGCCACCTGCTGTTGGGTGAGAATGAAAATGCTACACGCACCCATGAAATCAGTCCTGCCCAGAAATCTAGAAACAAGGGCAAGCCACATGTCATGGCTTGCCCCTTTCACTTCCAGCTCCACTTGTCCTATCGAAAAGGACTCAGTTATCTACAGACAGCTGTCAAAAGGCTACAGGGACAGCCAGCAGTGGCTAGCAAGTCTTTCCACAGCTAAAGACCCACCAGGCTGCTCCACTAACCACATGCCTTGAACTTCCCAACAGCCACCTCcccatcacaaaaaaaaaattctgctcCAGAACATCTGGAGGAGcttcaaaatgtaaaattgtTTAAGATAACTAATACTTGGACCT from Anas platyrhynchos isolate ZD024472 breed Pekin duck chromosome 9, IASCAAS_PekinDuck_T2T, whole genome shotgun sequence harbors:
- the ANO7 gene encoding anoctamin-7 — its product is MQRRRTSDDPHSSLVGQDSGGRAACYGSLSEDAVEVSQAGEASLGEKSMANVFSDGCTRIDFVLVWETVPRELSGQKGSRENKALQERSTTIHRTWRKKFLDKLHAAGLHMEKHTARVEKKVVHYLLLSAPWSVLCYYAEELQLRVPLQALPNQTSHWSERVLQRLGIPNAMAQEVPSLPLDYYTCPFKVNKLQWFLGSDEQDTFFSTTQRHQILYEILATTQYGCSKEREVGVDRLLSEGVFTAAFPLHEGSCEAPPEEPASGSPSPRQVLFQYWANWRKWSKYQPLDHVRKYFGEKVAFYFAWLGFYTGWLLPAAVTGTVVFIAGIFLVFSDVPAQEICESKEQFRMCPLCKSCPYWQLSDTCSTFMAGRLFDHGGTIFFSIFMSLWAVLFLEFWKRTNASLAHRWDCSEFEDIEERPRPQFTAMAPMTIINPITGAEEPYFPKRSRIHRILAGLVVLIMLIAMVVLFVISIILYRTVVAILLSSSGYFWFVASASRIASISSSVVNLFFILILSKIYISLAHLLTKWEMHRTQTKYEDAFTFKVFVFQFVTFYSFPMYIAFFKGKFVGYPGNYWSFLGIRNEECSPGGCFIELAQELLVIMVGKQIINNVQEVAIPKLRCWWHKHKLLSTKKKAVEEGGPVLVEQAPWVVNHQLLAFEGLFDEYLEMVLQFGFITIFVAACPLAPLFALLNNWVEIRLDARKFVCDYRRPVAERAQGIGIWFSILEVITHLAVSSNAFLIAFTSDFLPRVYYEYIHDSSLRGYVNFTLAYAPWDFVQQSNTVCRYRAFRDQDGNLTLTYWHLLAVRLGFVIVFEHVVFFIGRVIACLVPDIPESVEVKVKRERYLAKEALAENKVLFERREARSKASTTDPAASRDWETEQVEGS